One Peterkaempfera bronchialis DNA window includes the following coding sequences:
- a CDS encoding gamma-glutamylcyclotransferase family protein: MTEPINQEARGPVTPARRNRLADGPEALFVYGTLQFDAVLEALLGRVPPRTPASAQGWRAAALEERVYPGLVAAPNATTLGLLLTDLSTEEWAILDAFEDDRYDLRKVPLTSGDSGWAYIWADGDIRAEDWNADDFAARHLQQYAARCARISAELAKGAIDAIK; encoded by the coding sequence ATGACTGAGCCGATCAACCAGGAGGCCCGGGGCCCGGTGACCCCCGCTCGCCGGAACCGACTCGCTGACGGCCCGGAAGCCCTCTTCGTCTACGGCACGCTGCAGTTCGATGCCGTGCTCGAAGCGCTGCTGGGGCGGGTACCGCCACGCACGCCGGCCTCCGCGCAGGGATGGCGTGCCGCAGCGCTCGAAGAACGGGTCTACCCCGGGCTCGTCGCCGCACCCAACGCCACGACGCTCGGGCTGCTGCTCACCGACCTCAGCACTGAGGAGTGGGCGATCCTCGACGCCTTCGAGGACGACCGGTACGACCTGCGGAAGGTGCCCCTCACCTCCGGCGACTCCGGATGGGCTTACATCTGGGCGGACGGCGACATCCGGGCCGAGGATTGGAACGCCGACGACTTCGCGGCCCGACACCTCCAGCAGTACGCAGCCCGGTGCGCGCGCATCTCCGCAGAACTGGCCAAGGGAGCGATCGACGCCATCAAGTAG
- a CDS encoding GNAT family N-acetyltransferase, with amino-acid sequence MDVEYQRYDGPSAKGIADELVEVYSKVYDVPPYIGDPFFSDQAFRDRLEAAFDSEGFETLTARLNGRIVGYVHGATLPADKPWWISLGDRRPETLREMAEAGQVFWLRELMVLPECTNHGLGRRIHDTVITGRAEGVTALTCIVGNQPAHDAYLRWGYTVVGRIKHAPESPVYDAMFLPSTR; translated from the coding sequence ATGGATGTGGAATACCAACGGTATGACGGGCCATCGGCAAAGGGCATCGCGGACGAGCTGGTCGAGGTGTACTCCAAGGTGTATGACGTGCCCCCTTACATCGGCGACCCCTTCTTCTCCGACCAGGCGTTCCGTGACCGCCTGGAGGCCGCCTTCGACTCCGAGGGGTTCGAGACGCTCACCGCTCGCCTGAACGGCCGGATCGTCGGCTATGTGCACGGTGCAACCCTGCCTGCGGACAAACCGTGGTGGATCTCCCTCGGCGACCGGAGGCCGGAAACGCTGCGGGAGATGGCCGAGGCCGGCCAGGTCTTCTGGCTGCGTGAGCTGATGGTGCTGCCCGAGTGCACGAACCACGGGCTGGGGCGTCGGATTCACGATACGGTCATCACCGGGCGAGCGGAGGGTGTCACGGCTCTGACCTGCATCGTTGGTAATCAGCCAGCCCACGATGCCTACCTACGCTGGGGGTACACGGTCGTGGGGCGGATCAAGCACGCTCCCGAGTCGCCCGTCTACGACGCCATGTTCCTGCCCTCGACCCGCTGA
- the fxlM gene encoding methyltransferase, FxLD system, producing the protein MDNGPDMMTEANSSANEDQLRDQMIRRLIELGALRSRQVVAAFRKVPRHLATPDEDMATVYSVERAVITKTDADGVQLSSVSAPRIQAMQIEQADIHPGMQVLEIGSGGVNAAYLAEIVGKDGLVVTADIDSEVTERASVFLSQAGYDQVHIVTVDGENGVPEHAPYDRILVTVQAADIPPAWLDQLKDGGRLVVPLRVRGMTRTVAFVRHGDRLLSDGFELCGFVPMQGIGENRVRLVLLHEVSGEEVGLRLDGHPEPDVEALSAALHTPPVKSWSGVALAGDESNEHLDLWLTTALDNLPLLAGQQAARARGIVASISPHGIPTLVEADSFAYRTVRPTDDPDRFELGAIGHGPHAQEVADRLVEQIRVWDRVHRSHRAHIEVYPAGTPDDVLPAGRVIDRPHTRITITWP; encoded by the coding sequence GTGGACAACGGCCCCGACATGATGACTGAAGCGAACTCCTCGGCCAACGAAGACCAGTTGCGTGATCAGATGATCAGGCGGCTCATCGAGCTGGGGGCCCTCCGAAGCAGGCAGGTCGTGGCCGCGTTCCGGAAAGTCCCGCGCCACCTCGCAACCCCTGACGAGGACATGGCCACCGTCTACAGCGTGGAACGAGCTGTGATCACGAAGACGGATGCCGACGGCGTTCAGCTCAGCTCCGTGTCGGCCCCGCGCATCCAGGCCATGCAGATCGAACAGGCCGACATCCACCCGGGGATGCAGGTTCTGGAGATCGGCTCCGGGGGCGTCAACGCCGCATACCTCGCCGAGATCGTCGGCAAGGACGGCCTGGTCGTCACCGCCGACATCGATTCGGAGGTCACTGAACGCGCTTCGGTGTTCCTCTCCCAGGCTGGCTACGACCAGGTCCACATCGTCACCGTGGATGGAGAGAACGGGGTACCCGAGCACGCCCCCTACGACCGCATTCTCGTGACGGTCCAGGCCGCCGACATCCCCCCTGCCTGGCTCGACCAGCTCAAGGACGGCGGACGGCTCGTCGTGCCGCTACGGGTGCGCGGTATGACCCGGACCGTGGCGTTCGTCCGCCACGGCGACCGCCTGCTCAGCGACGGGTTCGAGCTTTGCGGCTTCGTGCCGATGCAGGGCATCGGAGAGAACCGCGTGCGCTTGGTCCTGCTGCACGAGGTGAGTGGGGAAGAGGTCGGGCTCCGGCTGGACGGCCACCCCGAACCCGATGTCGAAGCACTGAGTGCGGCCCTGCACACGCCGCCCGTCAAGTCGTGGTCCGGGGTGGCTCTGGCAGGCGACGAGTCGAACGAGCACCTTGACCTGTGGTTGACGACCGCACTGGACAACCTTCCGCTGTTGGCCGGACAACAGGCCGCCCGTGCCCGGGGCATCGTTGCCTCGATCTCCCCACACGGCATCCCGACCCTGGTCGAGGCCGACAGCTTCGCCTACCGGACGGTGCGCCCTACCGATGACCCCGACCGCTTCGAGCTGGGCGCCATCGGTCACGGTCCCCATGCCCAAGAGGTCGCCGACCGTCTGGTCGAGCAGATCCGGGTGTGGGACCGAGTGCACCGTAGCCACCGTGCACATATCGAGGTCTATCCGGCCGGCACGCCGGACGACGTCCTTCCCGCAGGCCGCGTCATCGACCGGCCGCACACGCGGATCACGATCACCTGGCCGTAG
- a CDS encoding FxLD family lanthipeptide produces the protein MAPQSSTLKAATDFSGEGMSDFDLSIETVASAPIVPGLLNDTGDGCGSTCQSACSNSTCISG, from the coding sequence ATGGCACCACAGAGCAGCACCCTGAAGGCCGCCACGGACTTCTCGGGGGAGGGCATGTCGGACTTCGACCTCAGCATCGAGACCGTTGCGTCCGCCCCGATCGTCCCCGGCCTGCTGAACGACACCGGGGACGGCTGCGGTTCCACCTGCCAGTCCGCCTGCTCGAACAGCACCTGCATCAGCGGCTGA
- a CDS encoding lantibiotic dehydratase, with protein sequence MYHAVDAALIRASARPLAAELPPWPNLDGSSPDDVEGWREWIGQVWATDATAEAITFASPVLAEAVRGVLTGRLRQPRATLRATLSLMRYLLRMQYRPTPFGLFAGTAPVRLGRTAKVHRGTDHRGSARPDAEWLAEVASDLETRSALLRRLPVMADPTRIVRGAKVVVPHQPGADGPVEMSMRHTPAVEVVLSLAHSPITAGEIVAELQADYPDMPVAAIEDMVRRLVKHGLLLTSLRAPMTTDDALGHLISQLDILGAGTVSETGGIPGQLRRIHQLLTRHDAAPADEQRTIRAEAAHRMTAVTEVTERTLIVNLRPDCDTVLPLVVAEEAQRVLAVMARISPYPAGPPAWQDYRARFLERYSMGALVPVRDLTDPDIGLGVPAGYRGSVLKRPVLATSRRDEYLLALAQDAAANRTREVVLAEEDVASLSVGDFVQVPAHVELCFTVLARSLGDLRQGRFALDLVGLSSAAGTTTGRFLAMLEQPDRDRMSAVYAGLPTLEDGAVRAQISSPPLRLRTQNVSRSPAVVPHVLSLGEYNPTANLDLDDLAVGADARRLFLASLTTGQRIEPSVMNAVELTNATHPLVRFLSEVHRSHVAVMAPFSWGAAARLPFLPQVRVGRTILSRACWRLTRRHVGTAAGADWMRRFTDWRCRYGVTRTVFVGSDDQRLRLDLDHPAHLRILRSELEHASVLTLHEAPEEDAFGWLGHAHEITMPFASDLPPARRIDATAVVRREVGRLPGTTPWAYLKVYSHPDRASEILATCLPALLDQWGDETPQWWFTRYGDPGTHLRVRIRLARPDAFGEVAQRVGAWAAALRNDGLASRIQWDTDEPEIGRYGTGHALDAAERYFTADSAAAIAQMALQIPSGLRQAVTAAGFVDIADAFTGGPAAGRRWLVENLLKSQGVAPPRDVQAHALRLAAPDTGLAALRSLPGGEGVIAAWTHRRQALGQYRASLEDAGAAPAAVLPSLLHMHHNRAAGVDTDDEVTCCRLARTAALSWTVRQKGALR encoded by the coding sequence ATGTACCACGCCGTTGACGCGGCCTTGATCAGGGCCTCGGCGCGTCCGCTGGCGGCGGAGCTGCCTCCTTGGCCGAACCTGGACGGCAGTAGCCCTGACGATGTGGAGGGGTGGCGCGAGTGGATAGGACAGGTCTGGGCGACCGACGCCACGGCCGAGGCCATCACGTTCGCCAGCCCCGTCTTGGCCGAGGCTGTACGCGGTGTCCTCACCGGCCGTCTTCGGCAGCCCCGCGCAACGCTGCGAGCCACGCTGTCTCTGATGCGGTACCTCCTGCGGATGCAGTACCGGCCGACTCCATTCGGTCTGTTCGCCGGCACCGCCCCCGTACGTCTGGGTCGGACGGCAAAGGTCCATCGGGGCACGGACCATCGCGGATCCGCCCGACCTGATGCCGAGTGGTTGGCCGAGGTCGCCTCCGACCTGGAGACCCGCTCCGCCCTGCTCCGGCGCCTTCCGGTGATGGCGGATCCCACCCGGATCGTCCGAGGCGCCAAGGTGGTCGTCCCCCACCAGCCGGGCGCTGACGGGCCGGTGGAGATGAGCATGCGGCACACACCTGCCGTCGAGGTGGTGCTCAGCCTCGCTCATTCCCCCATCACCGCCGGGGAGATCGTGGCCGAACTCCAGGCCGACTATCCGGACATGCCCGTCGCCGCCATCGAGGACATGGTGCGCCGCTTGGTCAAGCACGGGCTGCTCCTCACCAGCCTGCGGGCCCCCATGACCACCGACGACGCCCTCGGACACCTCATATCCCAGCTCGACATCCTCGGGGCGGGCACTGTCTCCGAGACCGGCGGGATTCCCGGACAACTTCGCCGGATTCACCAGCTCCTGACCCGGCATGACGCCGCTCCCGCCGACGAGCAGCGCACCATCCGCGCCGAGGCCGCCCACCGGATGACGGCTGTGACCGAGGTGACGGAACGAACGCTCATAGTCAACCTGCGCCCGGACTGCGACACCGTCCTGCCCCTGGTGGTGGCCGAGGAAGCACAGCGCGTCTTGGCGGTCATGGCCCGCATCTCGCCGTACCCTGCCGGACCCCCGGCCTGGCAGGACTACCGCGCACGCTTCCTGGAGCGCTACAGCATGGGCGCTCTGGTGCCGGTACGTGATCTCACCGACCCGGACATCGGACTCGGCGTCCCGGCCGGCTACCGGGGTTCGGTTCTCAAGCGCCCGGTGCTCGCGACAAGTCGCCGCGATGAATACCTCCTTGCGCTCGCCCAGGACGCCGCAGCGAACCGGACCCGCGAGGTCGTCCTGGCGGAAGAGGACGTCGCATCCCTCTCCGTCGGGGACTTCGTCCAGGTGCCCGCCCACGTCGAACTGTGCTTCACCGTTCTCGCGAGGTCCCTGGGTGACCTGCGGCAGGGGCGGTTCGCATTGGACCTCGTGGGCCTGTCGTCGGCCGCTGGTACCACCACGGGCCGGTTCCTGGCCATGTTGGAGCAGCCCGACCGCGATCGGATGAGCGCTGTGTACGCCGGCCTGCCCACCTTGGAAGACGGAGCGGTCCGTGCCCAGATCTCCAGCCCACCGCTGCGCCTGCGCACTCAGAACGTCAGCCGGTCTCCTGCGGTCGTGCCGCACGTGCTCTCCCTCGGTGAGTACAACCCGACCGCCAATCTCGACCTGGATGACCTCGCCGTCGGGGCGGACGCCCGGCGCCTGTTCCTCGCCTCGCTCACCACCGGACAGCGCATCGAACCGTCGGTGATGAACGCCGTGGAACTCACCAACGCCACCCACCCACTTGTGCGCTTTCTGAGCGAAGTACACCGCTCGCACGTCGCCGTCATGGCCCCGTTCTCGTGGGGGGCTGCTGCTCGGTTGCCATTCCTGCCTCAGGTCCGCGTAGGCCGCACGATCCTGTCCCGGGCCTGCTGGCGGCTTACACGCAGGCACGTCGGCACCGCAGCCGGGGCCGACTGGATGCGGCGCTTCACCGACTGGCGCTGCCGGTACGGCGTCACCCGAACCGTGTTCGTCGGGTCCGACGACCAGCGTCTCCGCCTCGACCTCGACCATCCCGCTCATCTGCGGATTCTCCGCTCCGAGCTGGAGCACGCCAGCGTGCTCACCCTCCATGAGGCCCCTGAGGAAGACGCCTTCGGCTGGCTCGGGCACGCGCATGAGATCACCATGCCGTTTGCCTCGGACCTGCCCCCCGCCCGCCGCATCGACGCCACAGCGGTTGTCCGCCGCGAGGTCGGGAGGCTGCCCGGGACCACGCCCTGGGCCTATCTCAAGGTCTACAGTCACCCAGACCGTGCTTCAGAGATCCTGGCCACCTGTCTGCCCGCTCTTCTCGACCAGTGGGGAGACGAGACGCCTCAGTGGTGGTTCACTCGCTACGGCGACCCGGGCACTCACCTGCGCGTGCGGATCCGGCTGGCCCGACCGGATGCCTTCGGAGAGGTCGCACAACGAGTGGGCGCATGGGCGGCAGCCCTCCGGAACGACGGACTGGCCAGTCGGATCCAGTGGGACACCGATGAACCCGAGATCGGCCGCTACGGCACCGGCCATGCCTTGGACGCGGCAGAGCGCTACTTCACTGCGGACTCCGCCGCAGCCATCGCGCAGATGGCCCTCCAGATCCCCTCCGGCTTGCGCCAGGCCGTCACCGCCGCCGGCTTCGTGGACATCGCTGACGCTTTCACCGGCGGACCGGCGGCCGGACGGCGCTGGCTGGTCGAGAACCTGCTGAAGTCCCAAGGCGTCGCGCCCCCACGAGACGTTCAGGCACATGCCCTCCGCCTCGCTGCCCCCGACACAGGCTTGGCCGCTCTGCGCTCCCTTCCCGGCGGTGAGGGCGTCATCGCCGCCTGGACTCATCGGCGTCAGGCCCTTGGGCAGTACCGGGCCTCCCTCGAAGACGCCGGCGCTGCACCCGCTGCCGTCCTGCCCTCCCTGCTGCACATGCACCACAACCGGGCCGCCGGCGTCGACACCGACGACGAGGTCACCTGCTGTCGACTGGCACGTACCGCCGCGCTGTCCTGGACCGTTCGGCAGAAAGGAGCCTTGCGGTGA
- a CDS encoding lanthionine synthetase C family protein: protein MTVPSALDPATATRQSLAHGPLGMALLHVERARCGNGPWEAVHRRLAVIGPLIEGPEASLFLGAPAMAYVLHLAAADSNRYAGALHALDGIVAAHTRRRLDTAHDRIDKSRQAAFAEYDLLRGLTGLGVLLLRRQPDSVETKRVLEYLVRLTEPIKGPKGIRIPGWWVWHAPTNLGAPTPGGHANVGLAHGIAGPLALLALAKRKGVVVDGQDDAMMRICRWLDRIRQSDHRGTRWPRWVTEAAVVPVRPAAPSWCYGTPGLARAQQLAGIAMEDDHRKRMAERALLDCLADPLQLNRLTDRGLCHGVGGLLRTVERVAEDAETPSVFTDRLHQLRQHSLTMGPPEETGFLEGAAGAALAFQCAEPDAGGVGDWDACLLLV from the coding sequence ATGACCGTCCCGTCGGCCCTCGACCCGGCCACCGCCACTCGGCAGTCCCTCGCGCACGGTCCCCTCGGGATGGCCCTGCTCCATGTCGAGCGGGCCCGCTGCGGGAATGGTCCGTGGGAGGCCGTCCACCGCCGACTCGCCGTCATCGGGCCGCTGATCGAGGGACCCGAGGCAAGTCTGTTCCTCGGTGCCCCCGCGATGGCATACGTCCTGCACCTGGCCGCCGCCGACAGCAACCGTTACGCAGGAGCCCTCCACGCCCTTGACGGCATCGTGGCCGCACACACCCGCCGCCGCCTGGATACCGCTCACGACCGGATCGACAAGAGCAGGCAGGCCGCTTTCGCCGAGTACGACCTCCTGCGTGGCCTGACCGGACTCGGCGTTCTCCTGTTGCGCCGTCAGCCGGACAGCGTCGAGACGAAGAGGGTCCTGGAGTACCTGGTGCGGCTCACGGAACCGATCAAGGGGCCGAAGGGGATCCGGATCCCGGGCTGGTGGGTGTGGCACGCTCCCACGAATCTCGGTGCCCCCACCCCAGGTGGCCACGCCAACGTCGGCCTCGCCCACGGCATCGCCGGACCGCTGGCCCTCCTCGCACTTGCCAAGCGCAAGGGGGTCGTCGTGGACGGCCAAGATGACGCCATGATGCGGATCTGCCGCTGGCTCGACCGGATACGCCAGAGCGACCACCGCGGAACCCGCTGGCCTCGATGGGTCACCGAGGCGGCCGTCGTACCCGTCCGTCCGGCCGCGCCGTCCTGGTGCTACGGCACACCCGGCTTGGCTCGCGCCCAGCAACTCGCCGGCATCGCCATGGAGGATGACCACCGCAAGAGGATGGCCGAGCGTGCACTCCTGGACTGCCTTGCCGACCCGCTCCAGCTCAACCGACTCACCGATCGTGGCCTGTGCCACGGTGTCGGCGGACTTCTGCGCACCGTCGAGCGCGTCGCGGAGGACGCGGAGACCCCGAGCGTGTTCACCGACCGGCTCCACCAGCTCAGACAGCACTCCCTCACGATGGGCCCCCCGGAGGAAACCGGCTTCCTCGAAGGCGCAGCCGGGGCGGCCCTGGCCTTCCAGTGCGCGGAACCGGACGCCGGAGGTGTCGGCGACTGGGATGCCTGCCTGCTCCTGGTCTGA
- a CDS encoding thiopeptide-type bacteriocin biosynthesis protein: protein MDLHDSCAAEQAVLSVLAGTSIEDTAARLRTSPTRLAEAVELYRAAGRAALDAQPLPSGWHQTYIEYTDYLAADRAFRAHLLPCLRDGVGTGLVGGWWFLRKRPCWRLRVQPGPGVIVEDVIEHITDALDSTVSSGLAKRWWPSLYEPETVAFGGPDGMEIGHTLFHDDSVGVLDYLQRMNTDPAGLLDAKATSFLVITLFLRAAGQEWAEQGDVWARIETTRPLPAEEAPAEKIVVMADTLRRLLMLDAGAALAVEGPLASLSAWTAGMERGGRALADAGREGRLSLGLRSILARHVLFHWNRMGFTSRQQAIWARVARQAILGC from the coding sequence ATGGACCTACACGACAGCTGCGCGGCCGAACAAGCCGTGCTCTCCGTCCTCGCCGGGACGTCGATCGAGGACACCGCCGCGCGGCTACGGACATCACCCACCCGGCTGGCCGAAGCCGTCGAACTGTACCGCGCCGCCGGCCGTGCCGCTCTCGACGCTCAGCCGCTGCCCTCCGGCTGGCATCAGACGTACATCGAGTACACCGACTACCTGGCCGCAGACCGTGCCTTCCGAGCCCACCTTCTGCCGTGCCTCCGCGACGGAGTCGGCACAGGACTCGTCGGTGGGTGGTGGTTCCTGCGCAAGCGCCCCTGTTGGCGCCTGCGGGTGCAGCCGGGCCCCGGCGTCATCGTCGAGGACGTGATCGAGCACATCACGGATGCCCTCGACAGCACGGTGTCGTCGGGCCTGGCCAAGCGCTGGTGGCCTTCCCTGTACGAGCCGGAGACCGTCGCGTTCGGCGGCCCGGATGGCATGGAGATCGGCCACACGCTGTTCCACGACGACAGTGTCGGTGTCCTCGACTACCTACAGCGTATGAACACCGACCCCGCCGGGCTGCTCGACGCCAAGGCAACCTCCTTCCTCGTCATCACCTTGTTCCTTCGCGCGGCCGGACAGGAGTGGGCCGAACAAGGCGACGTGTGGGCACGTATCGAAACCACGCGGCCCCTGCCCGCCGAGGAGGCGCCCGCCGAGAAGATCGTCGTCATGGCTGACACACTGCGGCGACTCCTGATGCTCGATGCCGGCGCTGCACTCGCGGTCGAAGGCCCTCTCGCGTCCCTCAGCGCTTGGACAGCCGGTATGGAGCGGGGCGGCCGGGCCCTCGCAGACGCAGGACGGGAAGGGCGCCTTTCGCTCGGGCTGCGCAGCATCCTGGCCCGGCACGTCCTCTTCCACTGGAACCGGATGGGCTTCACGAGCCGTCAGCAAGCCATCTGGGCCAGGGTCGCGAGGCAGGCGATCCTCGGCTGCTGA